From the genome of Drosophila melanogaster chromosome 2L, one region includes:
- the Daxx gene encoding Daxx-like protein, isoform A, translating into MSASVICVDLSSESDEESPAKRRRLEDPLRLLTPSGRQSFPAKLLNIPKASLGSAMVVPVAETGPARETPVIVDPLRSMHIPSGITITKHQKNVLATNGNMNLSLAESNNNNNTTSLNKNVTPKQINVGTGQKVAWSVSSKAPSPNAVITTVPSHQVRVTPFNPIRLAPGSKIIPASNAMPAKIQPILGMGQPQQQAQAQQPKAIIVGFPKPNTAVAQMAQHQKPLTLQIHQKLIAGQQQHIASISQLQQVSLQQQQPLRPVSIQLQQQQNQRNGSLPGKQQKPLECPVPAQQEKLPRGPLPTKPAEPLSGPLPTEPDEPLGGPLPTRPKPPVRSLQQPVNKNTAIGVQIQQSQEPLGGTLPTRQKPLGGQLLTQQKPPVGSIQQSVKQNTGIGVQIQQIPKVVVGQQPQKVYLNKLQQEQQKIFLGHLQQQQQKTFLGQLQQEQQKILGQLQQQKQQQQQQQKKILGQSQQQKVPLGQPQPQQKLPQQLNNSLVQLQQQHQQRTSVGQLQQQQPHQSQQKNSMVHVKQQPQQQKKISVGQFQQQPQQQQKTSVAQLQQQPQQQQKISVGQLQQQSQQQQKPSVGQLQQQSQQQQTPLVGQLQRQTQQQQKTSAGQFQQQPQQQQKISAGQLQEHSQQQQKTLAGQLQQQAQQQLNTSAGQLQQQQKPPKASLAQQAAAQKQGAGLGQQQQFQSQPQQRTSAGLLQQQQMPQKKIVMQPQLPKTSVVLPRPQQLPKNPLLVAQQQSPKTPLVNSVMGPQFPSQQPSLPVVNQITHKSMTIQRLPMLQTVQKILPKQIAPQQTPPPAHIVQKQTMPNAAMQNPPFAHRPPIVRPMTVAKISPVPTNNKVCIPMKPQMASYVSPTDPTMTAARTLPFRSSQRKTSEAPMTSTHVQGFTASATPPQRLLATPPHCAAALNEPLLLNLPPTTSITPQLTPTTTPPPAGPSAAVQQQQLAKAAAIKLNSLPEASISPVNRSPTASAKRIQPITVLKKSDEEWQRHLEQQQQKKHVQLQSSSMTTIVLVESPPTTPPTDKPEPERGPMTVEKSSIKPMATDKQSRAIKRPAVMISTKKSGLVVTEIVDLDEIPDIPPEKRGKECFPPIKNAAKAAPSVNAPFTTEYAALLRLCREVDKSTHMERLVKGELTQYYYSAPESFVMSCGFRNLVTMAMARIRSESYLVYVHLKYVLDELASRRLTKMFPTVRAIPPASQFPLPPASQFPLPPTLTTPKQPAIVKAPGQQTVMAGREQDDEVEEVTLVNVGTVSCEERRRDERIRHFYRTLHAITKRIKMLEEAEVDLNDEDSSYLQLERFKKRACQIYEKICDLKGESKSVRRQLKKPIHFKDSDYPHFNNSLSAFVNRMQDFPDYHDVLQILEKCNKEKELGLAKYEMKRIAYDAFNKVGRMLQSRRKNDLYETVTHYTANGKDPASSDPELLAKLKENNKKQTKISDILEKYALEQDLNAEERQEARLKEKKLKQVKADEEAAKLAALAEDDDKPCTSAQAAAKAAALAALKRGPAARGNVIRKKRAANGRIFKIADDGDDSEEESDSEDDDVEEFVNNFQANSDVSDADSEVEAVTSPKRDALPLAEEEDVIDITRDETGKKNDEGTPNGRLKIMSVSSLNANFVHGQDLHRKPNPMPSAKPVIADQIIISDEES; encoded by the exons TCGCCGGCCAAACGACGACGACTCGAGGATCCGCTGCGACTACTAACGCCATCCGGTAGGCAAAGTTTTCCTGCCAAACTTCTGAACATACCAAAGGCCTCCCTGGGATCCGCGATGGTAGTGCCTGTTGCGGAAACAGGACCTGCAAGGGAGACTCCGGTCATAGTGGATCCACTCCGGTCCATGCACATCCCCAGTGGAATCACCATCACTAAGCACCAGAAGAACGTCCTCGCCACAAACGGAAACATGAACCTTTCTCTGGCagagagcaacaacaacaacaacactaCCAGCTTGAACAAAAATGTGACCCCGAAGCAGATCAATGTTGGCACCGGCCAGAAAGTGGCCTGGTCGGTGAGCAGCAAGGCGCCCAGTCCGAATGCCGTGATAACCACCGTGCCCAGCCACCAGGTGAGGGTGACGCCGTTTAATCCGATTCGACTCGCACCCGGGTCAAAAATAATACCGGCTTCGAATGCGATGCCTGCAAAGATTCAACCCATTCTTGGGATGGGTCAGCCTCAGCAACAGGCACAAGCCCAGCAACCGAAGGCCATCATAGTGGGTTTTCCGAAGCCCAATACTGCAGTGGCTCAAATGGCGCAACACCAAAAACCTCTAACGCTTCAAATACACCAGAAATTAATTGcaggacagcagcagcatatAGCTTCTATTAGCCAATTGCAGCAGGTAtcgttgcagcagcaacagccactTAGACCCGTGAGCATTcaattgcagcagcaacagaaccAACGGAATGGCTCATTGCCTGGAAAGCAACAGAAGCCACTGGAATGCCCAGTGCCTGCGCAGCAAGAGAAGCTACCACGTGGGCCGTTGCCTACGAAGCCAGCCGAGCCACTGAGTGGCCCATTGCCTACGGAGCCAGACGAGCCACTGGGTGGCCCATTGCCTACGCGGCCAAAACCACCGGTGAGATCACTACAACAGCCAGTTAACAAGAATACGGCGATTGGAGTACAGATACAGCAATCACAGGAGCCACTGGGTGGCACATTACCTACGCGCCAGAAACCACTTGGAGGTCAATTGCTAACGCAGCAAAAACCACCGGTGGGATCGATACAACAGTCTGTTAAACAGAATACGGGGATTGGAGTACAGATTCAGCAAATACCAAAGGTTGTCGTGGGACAACAGCCACAGAAGGTGTACCTGAATAAACTACAACAGGAGCAACAGAAGATTTTTCTGGGGCacctgcaacagcagcaacagaagaCGTTCCTAGGGCAACTGCAACAGGAACAGCAGAAGATCCTGGGGCAACTacagcagcagaaacaacaacaacagcagcaacagaaaaaGATCCTGGGGCAATCACAACAGCAAAAGGTGCCGTTGGGGCAACCGCAACCTCAGCAGAAACTACCGCAGCAACTGAACAATTCACTGGTGCAactacaacagcaacatcaacaaagAACATCAGTGGGGCAActccaacaacagcagccacatcaATCACAGCAGAAAAATTCAATGGTGCACGTAAAACAGCAACCACAACAGCAAAAGAAGATTTCAGTGGGGCAATTccagcagcaaccacaacagcaacagaagaCTTCAGTGgcgcagctgcaacagcaaccacaacagcaacagaagaTTTCAGTGGGGCAACTTCAACAGCAatcacagcagcaacagaagccTTCAGTGgggcagctgcaacagcaatcacagcagcaacagacgCCTTTAGTGGGGCAGCTGCAACGGCAAActcaacagcaacagaagaCTTCAGCGGGGCAATTCcaacagcaaccacaacagcaacagaagaTTTCAGCGGGGCAACTCCAAGAGCattcacaacaacaacagaagaCTTTAGCGGGGCAACTCCAACAGCAAGCACAACAGCAGCTAAATACTTCCGCGGGGCAgctccaacagcagcaaaaaccACCAAAAGCGTCCTTAGCGCAACAGGCAGCAGCTCAAAAGCAAGGAGCGGGCCTaggacaacagcaacaatttcAATCCCAGCCCCAGCAGAGAACAAGTGCTGGACTTCTTCAACAGCAACAGATGCCACAGAAGAAAATCGTGATGCAACCGCAGCTTCCGAAAACATCGGTGGTCCTGCCGCGCCCACAACAGCTCCCGAAAAATCCTTTGCTGGTGGCCCAACAGCAATCACCAAAGACACCACTGGTAAACTCCGTAATGGGCCCACAGTTTCCATCACAGCAACCATCGCTTCCCGTTGTCAATCAAATTACGCACAAATCGATGACTATTCAGAGACTTCCCATGTTGCAGACGGTGCAAAAAATTCTGCCAAAACAGATAGCTCCGCAGCAGACGCCACCACCCGCTCATATAGtacaaaagcaaacaatgccAAACGCGGCCATGCAAAATCCTCCGTTCGCGCACCGTCCACCGATAGTGCGACCCATGACGGTAGCCAAGATCTCGCCGGTGCCTACAAACAACAAAGTCTGCATCCCGATGAAGCCGCAGATGGCTAGTTATGTCAGTCCCACAGACCCAACAATGACTGCAGCCCGTACTTTGCCCTTTAGAAGCTCACAGCGCAAGACATCTGAAGCACCAATGACTTCGACGCATGTCCAGGGATTCACTGCGAGTGCCACACCTCCACAGCGTCTTCTGGCCACTCCACCGCATTGTGCCGCGGCCTTGAATGAGCCGCTATTGCTAAACTTGCCGCCCACCACTAGCATTACGCCGCAACTGACGCCTACGACAACTCCACCGCCCGCTGGACCATCGGCAGCagttcagcaacagcagctggccaAGGCGGCAgccattaaattgaattccttGCCCGAAGCGAGCATTTCTCCAGTGAACAGGTCTCCAACTGCAAGCGCCAAGCGCATCCAGCCGATTACCGTGCTCAAGAAATCCGACGAGGAATGGCAAAGGCATCtcgagcaacagcagcaaaagaaGCACGTACAATTGCAGTCGTCCTCGATGACCACAATTGTTCTAGTCGAATCACCGCCCACTACTCCGCCCACGGATAAGCCGGAGCCGGAGCGCGGGCCAATGACCGTGGAAAAATCGTCGATCAAACCGATGGCAACAGATAAACAATCCAGGGCAATAAAAAGGCCTGCAGTGATGATTTCCACGAAAAAATCCGGTTTAGTTGTCACAGAAATAGTGGATTTAGATGAAATACCGGATATCCCGCCAGAAAAGCGCGGGAAAGAATGTTTTCCTCCAATTAAGAATGCAGCCAAGGCAGCACCATCAGTGAATGCCCCTTTTACAACTGAGTACGCGGCACTTCTTCGTCTTTGCCGCGAGGTGGACAAATCGACTCACATGGAACGCCTTGTAAAGGGAGAATTGACCCAGTATTACTACAGTGCGCCCGAAAGCTTCGTGATGTCATGTGGCTTTCGCAACCTGGTTACAATGGCTATGGCGAGGATCCGAAGCGAATCGTACCTGGTGTACGTGCACCTAAAGTACGTGTTAGATGAGTTAGCATCGCGGAGGCTGACCAAAATGTTTCCCACAGTACGAGCAATTCCGCCAGCTAGCCAGTTCCCACTTCCACCAGCTAGCCAGTTCCCACTTCCACCCACATTGACCACACCCAAGCAGCCAGCGATAGTAAAAGCGCCGGGGCAGCAGACTGTGATGGCGGGAAGAGAGCAGGATGATGAAGTAGAAGAGGTGACATTGGTGAATGTCGGGACCGTTTCTTGCGAAGAAAGGCGTAGGGATGAGCGGATACGCCACTTTTATCGCACGCTGCATGCTATTACTAAGCGAATAAAGATGTTGGAGGAAGCTGAAGTGGACTTGAACGACGAGGACTCCAGTTATCTTCAGTTGGAGCGCTTCAAAAAGCGTGCCTGCCAAATCTATGAAAAAATCTGTGATCTAAAGGGCGAGAGCAAGAGTGTCCGTAGACAGCTAAAGAAGCCCATACACTTCAAGGATTCGGACTATCCACACTTCAATAACTCGCTCTCGGCTTTTGTGAACAGGATGCAAGATTTTCCCGATTACCACGATGTGCTTCAAATACTGGAAAAGTGCAACAAGGAAAAGGAACTTGGACTAGCCAAGTACGAGATGAAGAGAATCG CCTACGATGCCTTTAACAAAGTCGGTCGAATGCTGCAATCGCGCCGAAAGAATGATCTTTACGAAACTGTCACACATTACACGGCAAATGGCAAAGATCCAGCGTCCAGTGATCCCGAGCTGCTAGCCAAGCTCaaggaaaacaacaaaaagcaaaccaaaaTAAGTGATATCTTAGAAAA GTATGCCCTCGAGCAAGATCTCAATGCGGAGGAGCGTCAGGAGGCGCGGCTTAAGGAGAAAAAGTTGAAGCAGGTTAAAGCGGACGAGGAGGCCGCCAAGCTGGCTGCTTTGGCGGAAGACGACGACAAGCCCTGTACAAGTGCTCAGGCAGCAGCTAAGGCGGCCGCTCTCGCCGCTTTAAAAAGGGGTCCAGCAGCTCGTGGAAATGTGATTCGAAAAAAGCGTGCCGCTAATGGACGGATTTTCAAAATCGCCGATGACGGAGATGACTCGGAGGAGGAATCGGACTCGGAGGACGACGATGTTGAGGAATTTGTCAATAACTTTCAAGCCAACAGTGATGTGAGTGATGCCGACTCCGAAGTGGAAGCAGTAACATCACCAAAGAGAGATGCTTTGCCGCTCGCCGAGGAGGAGGATGTGATAGATATAACGAGAGACGAGACTGGCAAAAAGAATGACGAAGGCACGCCCAACGGCAGGCTTAAGATTATGTCCGTCTCTAGTCTGAACGCCAATTTTGTCCATGGGCAGGATCTGCATAGAAAGCCCAATCCCATGCCGTCTGCTAAGCCAGTCATTGCTGACCAGATTATCATTTCCGATGAGGAGTCATAG
- the KFase gene encoding kynurenine formamidase, isoform B: MYNPRCKDLDRDYFPSYHTTRFQDQPEPNLAVLEHFVRVTKQHGRELTEKQGITVDHLRYGEGRQLVDVFYSEKTTNQAPLFVFVHGGYWQEMDMSMSCSIVGPLVRRGYRVAVMDYNLCPQVTLEQLMTQFTHFLNWIFDYTEMTKVSSLTFAGHSAGAHLLAQILMRPNVITAQRSKMVWALIFLCGVYDLRELSNLESVNPKNILGLNERNIESVSPMLWEYTDVTVWNSTKIYVVAAEHDSTTFIEQSRHYADVLRKKGYKASFTLFKGYDHFDIIEETAIDDSDVSRFLRNIEIE; the protein is encoded by the exons ATGTACAATCCGAGGTGCAAAGACCTTGACCGGGACTATTTTCCCAGCTATCATACGACCAGGTTTCAGGATCAGCCGGAACCGAATTTGGCCGTGCTAGAGCACTTTGTTCGGGTGACCAAGCAGC ATGGCAGGGAACTGACTGAGAAGCAGGGCATCACTGTGGACCACTTGCGCTACGGAGAAGGTCGTCAGTTGGTGGATGTGTTCTACAGCGAAAAGACCACCAACCAGGCGCCGCTTTTCGTCTTCGTGCACGGCGGCTACTGGCAGGAGATGGACATGAGCATGTCCTGCTCGATTGTGGGTCCCCTGGTGCGGCGTGGATACCGAGTGGCCGTCATGGACTACAACCTGTGCCCGCAGGTCACCCTCGAGCAGCTGATGACCCAGTTCACCCATTTCCTCAACTGGATCTTTGACTACACCGAAATGACCAAAGTGTCGTCGCTCACCTTCGCCGGACACTCGGCTGGTGCCCACTTGCTGGCCCAGATACTCATGCGCCCAAATGTGATTACAGCCCAGCGGAGCAAGATGGTGTGGGCTTTGATCTTCCTCTGCGGCGTTTACGATCTGAGGGAGCTCTCTAACTTGGAATCGGTTAATCCCAAAAATATTCTGGGCCTCAACGAGCGGAATATCGAGTCCGTGTCGCCCATGCTGTGGGAATACACCGATGTTACCGTTTGGAACTCCACCAAGATCTACGTGGTGGCCGCCGAGCATGACAGCACCACCTTCATCGAGCAAAGTCGCCACTACGCTGATGTGCTGAGAAAGAAGGGCTACAAGGCGAGCTTTACGCTCTTCAAAGGGTACGACCACTTCGACATCATCGAGGAGACGGCCATCGACGATTCGGATGTATCCCGCTTTCTGCgcaacattgaaattgaataa
- the epsilonCOP gene encoding coat protein (coatomer) epsilon: protein MSRQQNEEDTNSVLFDARNEYYIGNFMGSINFVLPEQGTAGPELLSYMYLSYLAIDSGRIVASDIKEGNSTPLQALRLVHEAFEQPSRTEELLEKLTDKVAGEEDETNIWHLATAIVYCHDGQFENALKILHGSTNLESMALSVQCLLRLQRVDLAKQLVAKMQEISDDATLTQLAQAWVALAQGTEQMQDAFHIYQEFCEKFKPTPALLNGQAVVHLGLERYEEADSVLRESLLKKHNDYDTLINLMVHAHLTGKPTEAITRNLEQLRQFYPKSDFVTDLDKKSAEFDRLCLQYDVEGGEKLLAV from the coding sequence ATGAGCCGACAGCAGAATGAGGAGGACACCAACTCGGTGCTATTCGATGCCCGCAACGAGTACTACATCGGTAACTTCATGGGCTCGATCAACTTCGTGCTGCCGGAGCAGGGTACCGCGGGTCCGGAGCTCCTGTCCTACATGTACCTATCTTACTTGGCCATCGATTCCGGGCGCATCGTGGCCTCGGACATCAAGGAGGGAAACTCCACGCCACTGCAGGCCTTGCGTCTGGTGCACGAAGCCTTTGAGCAGCCTTCGAGGACGGAGGAGCTGCTGGAGAAACTCACGGACAAGGTGGCCGGAGAGGAGGATGAGACCAACATCTGGCACCTTGCAACCGCCATCGTCTACTGCCACGACGGGCAGTTCGAGAACGCACTGAAGATCCTGCACGGCTCCACCAATCTGGAGTCGATGGCTCTGTCGGTCCAGTGCCTGCTGCGTCTGCAGCGCGTGGACCTGGCCAAGCAGCTGGTGGCCAAGATGCAGGAGATCAGCGACGATGCTACGCTGACTCAGCTCGCTCAGGCGTGGGTGGCCCTCGCCCAGGGAACGGAACAGATGCAGGACGCCTTTCACATCTACCAGGAGTTCTGTGAAAAGTTCAAGCCAACTCCGGCGCTGCTGAACGGCCAAGCGGTCGTTCATTTGGGTCTGGAGCGGTACGAGGAGGCAGATTCCGTTCTGCGTGAATCTCTGCTGAAGAAGCACAACGACTACGACACGCTGATCAATCTGATGGTTCATGCCCATCTTACGGGCAAGCCGACAGAGGCGATCACCCGGAATCTAGAACAGCTGAGGCAGTTCTATCCCAAGAGCGACTTTGTCACCGATCTAGACAAGAAGTCAGCGGAGTTCGACCGCCTGTGCCTGCAGTACGACGTCGAGGGCGGTGAAAAACTGCTCGCCGTCTAG
- the Phf5a gene encoding PHD finger protein 5a yields MAKHHPDLIFCRKQPGVAIGRLCEKDDGKCVICDSYVRPCTLVRICDECNYGSYQGRCVICGGPGVSDAYYCKSCTIQEKDRDGCPKIVNLGSSKTDLFYERKKYGFKQNY; encoded by the exons ATGGCCAAACATCATCCGGATTTGATTTTCTGCCGCAAGCAGCCCGGCGTGG CCATTGGACGCCTGTGTGAAAAAGACGATGGAAAGTGTGTGATCTGCGACTCCTACGTGCGGCCATGCACACTGGTGCGGATCTGCGACGAGTGCAACTACGGATCCTACCAGGGCAGGTGCGTCATCTGTGGAGGACCCGGAGTGTCGGATGCCTACTACTGCAAGTCCTGCACCATTCAGGAAAAGGAC CGCGACGGATGCCCCAAGATTGTAAATCTAGGCAGCTCCAAGACTGACCTGTTCTACGAACGCAAGAAATATGGCTTCAAACAGAA CTATTAA
- the CG31638 gene encoding uncharacterized protein, isoform B has translation MSQTASTTQSVTAAPAGGSRRNEVGGVGVIGTTMSARYGETEWEARESQRQRELHEARARAAQMEKTMKWWSDCTANWREKWSKVRNERNKAREESKQLSLKLDGVMKEAHSLKREKNDLELQITQLKKEMEKVHTLMMKHAGQFHRADTSEDAEANGRDANCSPDISSDGLKNINSEDGLVTKLPNDVKDLDIEEFAMKGAMPKHLTELDEAAAAEEKRLIQQLSKDDFDEDYLLQKISMLQLRLDEAQKTLQAERDEKLELHKSIEKLTLEIQDVRGRQEEMRSAKQEAVRELLTLQEQHRAEMRIVNNSLQEEIAARENLERRLTELRTELEHLQAENASEWGKRERLESEKLAMERDNKKLRAELRDYQERSDRKCRPMQANDVELRALQQELSERNKEISEVKMSHAKLKKLLAETNTELGHAVRRAEQYEAEVKRLRQRVEELKRELAGAEDELDSAVNQVRRLQRSNDELVGQTEGLQVQIQHLQNRLRSYGSTSLLLDDETEGNSD, from the exons ATGTCGCAGACAGCATCCACAACGCAAAGTGTAACCGCTGCACCGGCGGGTGGCAGCAGACGCAATGAAGTGGGCGGCGTGGGCGTCATCGGGACCACCATGTCGGCTAGATATGGAGAAACAGAATGGGAGGCTCGGGAG TCCCAGCGGCAGAGGGAACTGCACGAAGCTCGAGCACGGGCGGCGCAGATGGAGAAAACCATGAAGTGGTG GTCCGACTGCACTGCCAACTGGCGGGAGAAGTGGAGTAAG GTCCGCAACGAGCGGAATAAGGCCAGAGAGGAGTCCAAGCAGCTGAGCCTCAAACTGGACGGCGTCATGAAGGAGGCCCACTCGCTGAAGCGGGAGAAGAACGATCTCGAGTTGCAGATCACGCAGCTAAAGAAGGAGATGGAGAAAGTGCACACGCTGATGATGAAGCACGCCGGTCAGTTCCATCGAGCCGACACCAGCGAGGATGCGGAGGCCAACGGACGGGATGCCAACTGCTCGCCGGATATCTCCTCGGATGGCTTAAAGAATATCAATAGCGAGGACGGCTTGGTTACCAAGCTGCCCAATGATGTCAAGGATCTAGACATTGAGGAGTTCGCTATGAAGGGGGCTATGCCCAAACATCTGACCGAGTTGGACGAAGCGGCGGCTGCCGAGGAGAAGCGCCTGATTCAGCAATTGTCAAAGGATGACTTTGACGAAGACTACTTGCTGCAAAAGATATCCATGCTGCAATTGCGCCTCGACGAGGCTCAGAAAACTCTTCAAGCGGAAAGGGA CGAAAAGCTGGAGCTGCACAAGAGCATTGAGAAACTGACGCTGGAGATCCAGGACGTGCGCGGACGTCAAGAGGAGATGCGCTCGGCCAAGCAGGAGGCAGTGCGTGAACTATTAACTCTTCAAGAACAACATCGTGCTGAGATGCGTATCGTGAATAACTCGCTGCAGGAGGAGATTGCTGCCCGTGAGAATCTCGAGCGCCG CCTCACGGAGCTTCGCACTGAACTGGAGCACCTTCAGGCGGAGAACGCCTCCGAATGGGGCAAGCGCGAGCGACTGGAGTCCGAGAAATTGGCCATGGAGCGTGACAACAAGAAACTGCGCGCAGAACTGCGAGATTATCAGGAACGTTCGGACCGTAAGTGCCGACCCATGCAAGCTAATGACGTGGAGCTGCGAGCATTGCAGCAGGAACTTTCGGAGCGCAACAAGGAGATCAGCGAGGTGAAGATGTCGCACGCCAAGCTAAAGAAGTTGCTGGCCGAAACAAACACAGAGCTGGGACACGCCGTGCGGCGAGCCGAGCAGTATGAGGCGGAG GTGAAGCGTCTGCGTCAGCGTGTGGAGGAGCTGAAGCGGGAGTTAGCTGGTGCTGAGGACGAACTGGATTCGGCCGTTAACCAAGTGCGCCGCTTGCAGCGTTCCAACGATGAGCTGGTGGGTCAGACGGAAGGATTACAGGTGCAGATTCAGCACCTCCAGAATAG ACTCCGTAGCTATGGTTCGACAAGCTTGCTGCTGGACGACGAGACGGAGGGTAACAGCGACTAG
- the CG31638 gene encoding uncharacterized protein, isoform A → MSQTASTTQSVTAAPAGGSRRNEVGGVGVIGTTMSARYGETEWEARESQRQRELHEARARAAQMEKTMKWWSDCTANWREKWSKVRNERNKAREESKQLSLKLDGVMKEAHSLKREKNDLELQITQLKKEMEKVHTLMMKHAGQFHRADTSEDAEANGRDANCSPDISSDGLKNINSEDGLVTKLPNDVKDLDIEEFAMKGAMPKHLTELDEAAAAEEKRLIQQLSKDDFDEDYLLQKISMLQLRLDEAQKTLQAERDEKLELHKSIEKLTLEIQDVRGRQEEMRSAKQEAVRELLTLQEQHRAEMRIVNNSLQEEIAARENLERRLTELRTELEHLQAENASEWGKRERLESEKLAMERDNKKLRAELRDYQERSDRKCRPMQANDVELRALQQELSERNKEISEVKMSHAKLKKLLAETNTELGHAVRRAEQYEAEVKRLRQRVEELKRELAGAEDELDSAVNQVRRLQRSNDELVGQTEGLQVQIQHLQNRRAPSPQLRGMGGVQLRNKIAVELPNDCLPNINDLRQIFDDSQAGLRSSHNGSDAAMHHAASVKRSSHTERTLLQQQQSSAAASAAAAAAAAAAFFDAKPTHLEENIFESKSRNLEFERAKQKFDNPHGQHHHHHQRQRSGNGRYGSAGSSASRANLALPLKGTTNGGSSSVSSKDELNRQLYEKEQSAGAGYARNSINLDGLKVSDDETP, encoded by the exons ATGTCGCAGACAGCATCCACAACGCAAAGTGTAACCGCTGCACCGGCGGGTGGCAGCAGACGCAATGAAGTGGGCGGCGTGGGCGTCATCGGGACCACCATGTCGGCTAGATATGGAGAAACAGAATGGGAGGCTCGGGAG TCCCAGCGGCAGAGGGAACTGCACGAAGCTCGAGCACGGGCGGCGCAGATGGAGAAAACCATGAAGTGGTG GTCCGACTGCACTGCCAACTGGCGGGAGAAGTGGAGTAAG GTCCGCAACGAGCGGAATAAGGCCAGAGAGGAGTCCAAGCAGCTGAGCCTCAAACTGGACGGCGTCATGAAGGAGGCCCACTCGCTGAAGCGGGAGAAGAACGATCTCGAGTTGCAGATCACGCAGCTAAAGAAGGAGATGGAGAAAGTGCACACGCTGATGATGAAGCACGCCGGTCAGTTCCATCGAGCCGACACCAGCGAGGATGCGGAGGCCAACGGACGGGATGCCAACTGCTCGCCGGATATCTCCTCGGATGGCTTAAAGAATATCAATAGCGAGGACGGCTTGGTTACCAAGCTGCCCAATGATGTCAAGGATCTAGACATTGAGGAGTTCGCTATGAAGGGGGCTATGCCCAAACATCTGACCGAGTTGGACGAAGCGGCGGCTGCCGAGGAGAAGCGCCTGATTCAGCAATTGTCAAAGGATGACTTTGACGAAGACTACTTGCTGCAAAAGATATCCATGCTGCAATTGCGCCTCGACGAGGCTCAGAAAACTCTTCAAGCGGAAAGGGA CGAAAAGCTGGAGCTGCACAAGAGCATTGAGAAACTGACGCTGGAGATCCAGGACGTGCGCGGACGTCAAGAGGAGATGCGCTCGGCCAAGCAGGAGGCAGTGCGTGAACTATTAACTCTTCAAGAACAACATCGTGCTGAGATGCGTATCGTGAATAACTCGCTGCAGGAGGAGATTGCTGCCCGTGAGAATCTCGAGCGCCG CCTCACGGAGCTTCGCACTGAACTGGAGCACCTTCAGGCGGAGAACGCCTCCGAATGGGGCAAGCGCGAGCGACTGGAGTCCGAGAAATTGGCCATGGAGCGTGACAACAAGAAACTGCGCGCAGAACTGCGAGATTATCAGGAACGTTCGGACCGTAAGTGCCGACCCATGCAAGCTAATGACGTGGAGCTGCGAGCATTGCAGCAGGAACTTTCGGAGCGCAACAAGGAGATCAGCGAGGTGAAGATGTCGCACGCCAAGCTAAAGAAGTTGCTGGCCGAAACAAACACAGAGCTGGGACACGCCGTGCGGCGAGCCGAGCAGTATGAGGCGGAG GTGAAGCGTCTGCGTCAGCGTGTGGAGGAGCTGAAGCGGGAGTTAGCTGGTGCTGAGGACGAACTGGATTCGGCCGTTAACCAAGTGCGCCGCTTGCAGCGTTCCAACGATGAGCTGGTGGGTCAGACGGAAGGATTACAGGTGCAGATTCAGCACCTCCAGAATAG ACGTGCTCCCAGTCCCCAGCTGCGGGGCATGGGCGGGGTGCAATTGAGGAATAAGATTGCCGTGGAGCTGCCCAACGACTGTCTGCCGAATATCAATGATCTTCGCCAGATCTTTGATGACTCGCAGGCAGGTTTGAGGAGCTCCCACAATGGCAGCGATGCCGCTATGCATCATGCTGCTTCCGTAAAGAGATCTAGTCACACGGAACGAACgctcctgcagcagcagcagagtaGTGCTGCGGCAtctgcagcggcggcggcagcggcagcagctgctttTTTTGATGCCAAGCCCACGCATCTGGAGGAGAATATATTTGAGTCGAAGTCACGGAATCTGGAGTTCGAGCGGGCCAAGCAGAAATTCGATAATCCTCACGGAcagcaccatcatcatcaccagaGGCAGCGATCCGGAAACGGACGTTATGGCAGCGCAGGCAGCAGTGCCAGTCGAGCGAATCTAGCGCTGCCCCTGAAGGGAACCACAAATGGAGGCAGCAGCTCCGTTTCCAGTAAGGATGAGCTAAACCGACAGCTGTACGAGAAGGAGCAGTCTGCAGGCGCTGGATATGCGAGAAACAGCATTAATCTAGATGGTCTCAAGGTGTCCGACGATGAG ACTCCGTAG